The genomic interval TCGATCGCGCGCGTCGTGACGTGTTGAGCGTCCGCCCGCGTGGGGACACGTCGAGGGAGGAGGAGGGCGTCTTCAGCACCCGGTCGCCGCAGCGGCCGAATCCCATCGGTTTGCACCGAGTGGAGATCACCGCCATCGAGGGGCGGCGAGTGCGGGTGCGCCATCTCGAGGCGCTCGATGGGACGCCGATCCTCGACCTCAAGCCGATTCTGAGCGAAGACATCGGCCAGCGCTGAGTCGGCGCGGGGTTTCTTGGGAACCCCGCACCCTTCGTCGGCAGACCTGCATCACTGTCCGATCACGCAGACCTTGCGGGATTGGCTCCTGGCGCCCTGGCTGAGCTTGACCAGGTAAACGCCAGAAGGAAGCTTCGCTTCTCGTCCGAGTCGCACGGTGTGCTGTCCGGGGCCGAAGGCGGACAGCGGGCGACTCCACACCCGGCGTCCTGCGGTGTCGAGAATCTCGATCGCCCCCTGCACCTGGTCGGGAAGCGAAAACGACAGAGACATCTCGCGCACCACGGGGTTGGGGTGCACGGCGTCGAGCCTGAACGCAAGCGGGTAGGCGCTCATGTCGGTGGCACCGGGGATGTCCACCCACGTGACCTCGGAGTAGCGCTCCGTGCTGCCCGCCATCACGCTGGCGCGATAGGCGTACCGCAGCCCGGCCTGCACGTTGTGATCCTCGTACTGTGCCTGGCCGTCGGAACCCAGGGAAGCGCTGCCCGCCCATGCCCACGCGCTGCCATCCAAGGAGCGGTAGACGTTGGCGTGCAGGAACGCGCCTCCGAACAGGCTCCAGGTCAAGCGCACCTCACCGAGCAAGACTTCTACGTTGGTCAGCGCCGGCACCGCCGTCTCCGGATGGGACCAGGTGAGCGCCCAGGTCTCGTCCAGGCCGGGGCCGAGCCCGCCGTGCATCACCATTCGATCGCGCTCGCGGTCGTAGACGGCTGCGTGTCCCCAACGATAGATCGGCGTCGGACCGTCGGGGGTCAGCTGTCGCCACTGCGGCTGGCCGCGCAGCGTCAACTCCCAGAGGTCCTGACTGCCGTAGAAGTACAGATTGTCGTAGCCGCCGAAGATGACCAATCGCTCCCGCACTGGGTCGTAGATCGCCGATTGCTCCTCCCGAGGCGAGGGTGGGGTGCCGAAGGGTGCCAGTTGGACCCAAGTGAGATCGTCCAGCGACAGTGCCCAGACTTCGTTGAGGAACGTGTACGCGCTTCCGCCGAAGACCAGCATGCGGTGGCGGTCGCTGTCATAGACCAACGAATGGCTGCCCCGGGGGCTCGGCGGCGTGCCGACCGGCGCGAGTTGCTCCCATTCGGGAACCGCCGGGTCGAGGTTGAGCGCCCACAGATCATTGCGGCGGTAATTCTCCGAAACGCCGTCCCAACCGGCGAACAGGATCATGCGGTGGCCGCGCGGATCGTAGATCACACCGTGCCCCGCTCGGGCGGCGGGAGGGCCACCGGTGGTGACGAGCACGCTCCAGGTCGGCGGGTTGGTTGCGAAAGAGAGCTGCCAGAGATCGCCAAAGAGCCGATCGTCCCAGCCTCCGAAGACGATTATCCGATCGCCCTCGGGATCGTAGATTCCCTCCACCAGGCGCCGGGGGGCCGGCGGGGTGCCGGCGGTCGTGAGCTGGCTCCACACCGGGTGATCGTCGAGCGTGATGGTCCAGGAGCTGTTGAGATAGGATGCCACGTTGCTGCCGCCGAACAGCACCATACGGTGCCGGTGTGAATCGTAGGCGGAAGCGAAGGTGTGACGCACCGGTCCGGGACCGGGACCGACGAGAGGATGGCTCCAGGATGGGGGACCGCTCAAGCTGAGGACGAATGTACCGGTAGGCAGGCGGTAGTTCGTGCCGCCGCCGAACAGGATGGCTCGAGCCCCATCGTCATCGTAGACGGCGGTGTGTCCCCAGCGCGGACCGGGTCCAAAGCCGGTCGGCTCGAGCTCGGTCCAAAGCGGCGGGTTGGCCAGCAACAGCGTCCACGTGTCGCCGTACAAGAACGTGGCGTCGTAGCCACCGTAGATGATCAGTCGATCGTTCCCGGCGTCGTAGATCATCGAGTGCTCTTCGCGCGCTGCCGGCAACAACCCGGCCGCGGCGATCGGGGTCCACTCCGGGATTCCGCCGAGCGAAAGGGCCCAGACGTCGTTCCGAAA from Candidatus Krumholzibacteriia bacterium carries:
- a CDS encoding kelch repeat-containing protein: MSNLRSARIASGPLASPPLTSNPIDGEWSLLAGSGQGGAAGPARIGHSAIYDPNRDRMVIFGGFTNDTWVLDLTVPQAAWEPLTTQGTPPLSRAFHTAVYDANSDRMVVYAGYSWDLLSDVWELDFTTAPPTWSQLQPAGSTPVARAGHTAIYDSDRDRMIVFAGYDGLSGPTERRKDVWSLSLGGNPEWTELTPAVDGPTARSSHEAVYDDLRQAMVVFGGTDTDFRNDVWALSLGGIPEWTPIAAAGLLPAAREEHSMIYDAGNDRLIIYGGYDATFLYGDTWTLLLANPPLWTELEPTGFGPGPRWGHTAVYDDDGARAILFGGGTNYRLPTGTFVLSLSGPPSWSHPLVGPGPGPVRHTFASAYDSHRHRMVLFGGSNVASYLNSSWTITLDDHPVWSQLTTAGTPPAPRRLVEGIYDPEGDRIIVFGGWDDRLFGDLWQLSFATNPPTWSVLVTTGGPPAARAGHGVIYDPRGHRMILFAGWDGVSENYRRNDLWALNLDPAVPEWEQLAPVGTPPSPRGSHSLVYDSDRHRMLVFGGSAYTFLNEVWALSLDDLTWVQLAPFGTPPSPREEQSAIYDPVRERLVIFGGYDNLYFYGSQDLWELTLRGQPQWRQLTPDGPTPIYRWGHAAVYDRERDRMVMHGGLGPGLDETWALTWSHPETAVPALTNVEVLLGEVRLTWSLFGGAFLHANVYRSLDGSAWAWAGSASLGSDGQAQYEDHNVQAGLRYAYRASVMAGSTERYSEVTWVDIPGATDMSAYPLAFRLDAVHPNPVVREMSLSFSLPDQVQGAIEILDTAGRRVWSRPLSAFGPGQHTVRLGREAKLPSGVYLVKLSQGARSQSRKVCVIGQ
- the tsaA gene encoding tRNA (N6-threonylcarbamoyladenosine(37)-N6)-methyltransferase TrmO, translated to MAKYEVKAIGRVESPLTDLESAPRQADEGAPAAWLVFEAEVLAGLRNLRPGDEVLVFTWLDRARRDVLSVRPRGDTSREEEGVFSTRSPQRPNPIGLHRVEITAIEGRRVRVRHLEALDGTPILDLKPILSEDIGQR